The following are encoded in a window of Pelecanus crispus isolate bPelCri1 chromosome 6, bPelCri1.pri, whole genome shotgun sequence genomic DNA:
- the GREM1 gene encoding gremlin-1 isoform X2, translating into MVRTLYAIGAVFLLMGFLLPAAEGRKRNRGSQGAIPPPDKDHQEALHITERKYLKRDWCKTQPLKQTIHEEGCNSRTIINRFCYGQCNSFYIPRHVRKEEGSFQSCSFCKPKKFTTMTVTLNCPELQPPRKKKRITRVKECRCISIDLD; encoded by the exons ATGGTCCGCACACTGTATGCCATCGGCGCTGTGTTTCTTCTGATGGGATTTCTGCTACCGGCAGcagaagggagaaagaggaatCGTGGATCTCAAGGTGCTATCCCTCCTCCTGACAAAGATCA TCAGGAGGCACTGCACATCACGGAGCGCAAATACCTAAAGCGGGATTGGTGTAAAACTCAACCCCTCAAACAAACTATCCACGAAGAAGGCTGCAACAGTCGTACCATTATCAACAGGTTCTGCTACGGCCAGTGCAATTCCTTCTACATCCCCAGGCATGTCCGTAAAGAGGAAGGCTCCTTCCAATCTTGTTCATTCTGCAAGCCCAAGAAATTCACCACCATGACTGTTACACTCAATTGCCCTGAGCTTCAGCCcccaagaaagaagaaaagaatcacCCGAGTTAAGGAATGCCGGTGTATATCTATTGACTTGGActaa
- the GREM1 gene encoding gremlin-1 isoform X3: MVRTLYAIGALHITERKYLKRDWCKTQPLKQTIHEEGCNSRTIINRFCYGQCNSFYIPRHVRKEEGSFQSCSFCKPKKFTTMTVTLNCPELQPPRKKKRITRVKECRCISIDLD, encoded by the exons ATGGTCCGCACACTGTATGCCATCGGC GCACTGCACATCACGGAGCGCAAATACCTAAAGCGGGATTGGTGTAAAACTCAACCCCTCAAACAAACTATCCACGAAGAAGGCTGCAACAGTCGTACCATTATCAACAGGTTCTGCTACGGCCAGTGCAATTCCTTCTACATCCCCAGGCATGTCCGTAAAGAGGAAGGCTCCTTCCAATCTTGTTCATTCTGCAAGCCCAAGAAATTCACCACCATGACTGTTACACTCAATTGCCCTGAGCTTCAGCCcccaagaaagaagaaaagaatcacCCGAGTTAAGGAATGCCGGTGTATATCTATTGACTTGGActaa
- the GREM1 gene encoding gremlin-1 isoform X1 — protein MVRTLYAIGAVFLLMGFLLPAAEGRKRNRGSQGAIPPPDKDQPNDSEQMQTQQQSGSRHRERGKGTSMPAEEVLESSQEALHITERKYLKRDWCKTQPLKQTIHEEGCNSRTIINRFCYGQCNSFYIPRHVRKEEGSFQSCSFCKPKKFTTMTVTLNCPELQPPRKKKRITRVKECRCISIDLD, from the coding sequence ATGGTCCGCACACTGTATGCCATCGGCGCTGTGTTTCTTCTGATGGGATTTCTGCTACCGGCAGcagaagggagaaagaggaatCGTGGATCTCAAGGTGCTATCCCTCCTCCTGACAAAGATCAGCCCAATGATTCAGAGCAAATGCAGACACAGCAGCAGTCAGGCTCTAGGCATCGAGAACGAGGAAAAGGCACCTCGATGCCTGCTGAAGAGGTCCTGGAGTCTAGTCAGGAGGCACTGCACATCACGGAGCGCAAATACCTAAAGCGGGATTGGTGTAAAACTCAACCCCTCAAACAAACTATCCACGAAGAAGGCTGCAACAGTCGTACCATTATCAACAGGTTCTGCTACGGCCAGTGCAATTCCTTCTACATCCCCAGGCATGTCCGTAAAGAGGAAGGCTCCTTCCAATCTTGTTCATTCTGCAAGCCCAAGAAATTCACCACCATGACTGTTACACTCAATTGCCCTGAGCTTCAGCCcccaagaaagaagaaaagaatcacCCGAGTTAAGGAATGCCGGTGTATATCTATTGACTTGGActaa